The sequence TGAGACACTATAGGCATGTATGGAATTCAGGGAATGCAAAGCAAAGTATTGCTGAAATGAGCACCGACGATCAGCAGAGTCTTTCCTGGATTGCTAAAGCTCGGAGCTGGTAGATTGTCTGAGCTGAGAGCCTTACCCCAACTGATTTAGACAGGTGTGAGAATAGGTTAGGACCCGTCTTTCCTGCAGGCAAAGCTTAGTTCAAGTATGAGGAGCATCCTCTTTAGGTTTGTTAGACATGGAATCAGCCTCTAGCTGTTTGTAGTGTAAATGTACCTCCTGATTTTCAGAGAGATCACAACAGAGTCTGCCTCAAGAGCGACATTTAATCCGGAATTACTACCACTTTGCCTGGTTGCTAAGCAACAGGTCATGCCTCAGAGGGGTATCTAAAAGCAATATCAGAAATGGCTATGTGAATGTAGGATGCgcacaatttaaaatgaattggATGTTGATGGGGGTTGCTTCCTCTGGTTCACAACTAGAGAAGTGTGACAGGGGCATGTGTGAACTCAAAGGTGTTGGAGCTCTCCCTGTGTACTACTGCtggagtgcatgtgtgtgtgtgcagtcattGGAAGAAACTGCACCTCTGCAAAGAGCAAGACCTTGGTATTTTATACTGGTATATTATCCTTTTTGTGAATTGTCTTTCAGtggaattattttgataatgtttcttatttgtatatttaattaCTATTTATACATTGTACACATTTTTGTCTAAATTGATAAACTGACCAATTAAGTAATCTCAAGTTTTCATGAACATCAGTTTGAGTGTCCTGTCTTGTATGTGAGTTTGTATATATTTGCTACTACATCTAAAAGGATCAGTTAATTggtctttttttattgtgcagtaAAGCCAAAAATATAGTGATTCCAGCCAACTATACTACCTTATAGCCCAACATGTGGGACAAGTGAGTCTGTCTATCAAGCCACTGTGTTTGTGAGAAGTAGAGATGCAGTTGGGATGACTTTCAAAGCTTATGCAGATGCCATGCATaatgagtttgttttttgttttttttttccaaaagctTCTTCTCAGACTGTTTTGATCAGTCCTGTTTTCTTATctgccttcctcctccttttttcccTTCTAGAGCAAAGTACCACAAGTTAAAATATGGGACAGAGCTAAATCAAGGTGACATGAAGCCGCCGAGCTATGACTCTGGTAAGTCAACAGAGGCTCAAACTGCCGACTCCACCTCTTCATACTAAATCACTGTGATTGTTGAGCTCACATACCTTGAAAGACAGGACTGTTATGTATGTGAAGGCTGTATTCATGTTGGATCTTGTTTGCTTTGATAGATTTCTTCACAGCGTGCTTTCCTGAATGCTGAAAGAGTACTATTGTTGTTACAAATGTACTGCACAAATACTGAGCACCATAAAGTGTCAGTGAATAGCAGATGTGATCCAGTACTTTAGACATAGAACAGACTGAGAGCATTTGTGGTGGTCAATGTAGATACTTTGAGCTGAAAAAGTTATGCTAGAAACATTTTTCTATTGACTCTGATGGTATTTGTCATGCAGCCATGCACATAGTTACGGTTTTGTTTGTCTATGGTTGGGGATAAAATAGAATTTAATCTGTGGTGTTTGAAACGCTGAAATATTGCACTGAAGAAAATTCAACTGTAAGGTTTCCAGAAAGAGTCCCTGTTgtacaatataatacatttgTACTATTGACAGATCTGTCAACAGTTTTTAAAGGGACTCTTTCTTTTGTTGAAAGTAGTTCAAATTAAGGCTGTTAAGAATATATTTTGTGGATTATCCACAGTAACAGGGACGTTGTTTCTGGAAAAAGttgttgaatttttaaaatgtaattagagctgaaacaattagtgGAATAATTCATCAGTTcacatcagcagaaaaaaaagaatataaatctAAATGTTCAAGCAGAAATGCTGAAAATTAGCTAGTTCAAGCTTCTCAGTTAAGAGAATTTGCTGCTTTCCTTATTCCTGTCTTTTTTGTCAATTTATAGAGCCATTGATGAATCTGAGGGATAATCTCACTGGATAGTTGTTGTTGCAGCCGTAAATGTATACTTTTAATGATATGAGTATTGAAAAGGAAATTTCTGTGTGAGCAATCACAATAATTAAGTTCACACAGTggacgttttgtttttatgccagCATCGTGCCTGCATCAGCCCAGtacctgtttctttttgtttaatcGACGCTCTAAGTCCTCTGCCATCATTAAGTCACATTGCGatgttccttctctctcttctcatctcTATTCATGAGGGCTGTTCAAAGCACCCAGGCACCCTTGAAGTGTTGATGAACGAGGGAgagtggtggggggggggctaaAGACGAGAGTGTTAGATATTGAGGATGGAAAAGTGGGAGTCGAGGAGTGGGAGGTGTTGCTCGTATGGTGGCACACCTGCCCACTCCTCACCCTGCTGAATTAGGCATGACCCACTTTTTGAGACACCTTCGTGTCTCTGccccatgaacacacactctcaccTCGTCTAAATCTTATTATCACTTCTCTGGTCCATGCAAACTCGTGAGCAGGGGCGCTGACGTTGAATATCAAAGTGAGCTTTGAATCCCACCATTATTTGTGTTGTCAGACGTAGTGTTCATTGTTACTGTAGATACAGATACACAGTGTTGCTGATTCTAGCATGTCATGGGACACGGATGGAGCAGGGACCAGCCATTTTGAAGATGTCGGAATATGTCACTTAACATCAAATGTCTGATTTTAGCATCAAGAACAAGCCGTTGCTAATGAGTTTCAAATCTATTCTTTGTTTCTACTGCTCATGCTGTTGTGCACACAGTTTTGGCAAGGCAATACCTATTTGTTGGAGTGTAAATATCTAGATTGACATGTTTACATGTAGTAACTTCAGACACAACCATGAACTACAAATAAAGGCGACTGGGTTTGAGCGGAAATTCAGATAAATTGTTGGGCACAGCTGTCGTGACCGTTTagttttttttgcatttaacGGGTAAATGTTATTGTGTCATAGTGCACTGGCACAATTTAAAGAGACGCAGTACCCTCTTCTATTTAACACTAATCCCTGTCGTCTTACTGAAAGCAACTGAGCGTGTAGTTGCCAGGATGCATGAAGCAGGAATGTTGTGGTCATATTTACAGAGTGTAAATAATGTCAGAGGCTGTGCTGTTTGAGGAGCCCTGATTTgtgccctcctcctctcctccagaTGAGGCCAACGAGAACGAGATGTCTGGATCGCTCAACAATCAGCTGTCTTGGAAACAAGGCCGTCAGCTCCTCAGACAGTAAGTGCTCTTATCCTTCTGTGACAGTCTATAACCCAGAAAACAGAACCACCGCTGTCCtctaaaattataaaaatatcaaaggATGTCAGCAGGCCCTTagtcacattttttttgcagtggAGTTGTCAGTTGTTTAAAAAGCTTTTCAAGCTGAGCACTGGCCCAAACAACTGTGGGGAAGAGCGCCCTCATGTGGGCTGCAGAGGTCATTACCTGTactgtgtattgtttttctctggTGTACCCATCAGGCTCAGGAAAGCGTGGCTCATCATATCATCATGGTCTCCAGTCAGTCTGTGTAAATAAACCCAACTCCAGCCTTTATGCCAGACACCATCAGGCAGCCTGACACATCTGCAGTCTCAACATGCCTTTGTTGCGGCAGTCAATTTATTCTTGTCAATTCTTGTCAGGGGACAGATCAATAATGTGCTAAGTCACCCCTCCCTTTCAGTCAGTTTCCCAGTAATAGGCTACAGCTTCTTCTGCTTCCCTACAGGTTAGATGTAAGATTTGATAAGTAGCTCATCTTGCCTCAGCAAAGCTGATACTAGACCAGTGCCAGAGGACATGACTCTTGTGATTATAATAAGTACTTGACTACAATAAATGTAATGCAGTACTCCTGTCCAGGGACTTAGCCAGGCGAAATAGAGTCACGTTTAAGTTTGTTTACCTTGTTCCAGGTACCTGCAGGAAGTGGGCTACACGGATACCATCTTAGATGTTAAATCCCAACGTGTCCGAGCGCTGCTAGGATTAGCTGGGGATGGAGGCGGAAGGACAGGTGAACGGACCAGTACTGAGCCTTTGGTTAACGGGACGGACACAACAACAAAAGGCATGGGTACCAGAGGGTGAGTACTGTGCTCTAAAGGTGCCTGTGCAGCAACCAAACCATCACCACATATGGCTTGGAGAGGAGTTGTGCTTTGTAGCAGATGAAAGTGTAGTCATCGTATCAATTCAGGTATATCTTCTATAACAGTTCAATCTAAGACCACCGTTTCAGATTGATGACCAAGAGTTCACCATGTTCCTTCTgtgatttgaatttttatttacagGATGAGGGGATCTTAAAGGGCAGCACACACCCATGATGGGTGATTCAGTATTGATCctgtacatttttaattgatGCTGCTGACATAATCATGAAACTATAGACAGTATTTAAccagaaagaaaatgtgttgtaaTGGCAGTTTGTCGTGCCACTGTGTCTAATGCATGCATCATTGTTCAACAGGAAAGCTGAGCTCTCTGACACTAGCGCTGTCCTGGAGGCCTTCAAGTTCATTGAGAATGCAGCAGCTGAGTTCAGTGAtgaagacgaggaggaggatAGCGAGGGGAAGGACAGGACTATTGTGGAATCCCGGACGGTAAGAAAACCACCTACCCTTTCCTTCACGCTGTTAAGTAGAAAGTTGTCGCTGTACTATTGATATTGGCCATTGATGTTTTCCTCCAGATCATGAGGAAGAAGCCCTCATCGTCATCCCCGGCCAGTATGGACACCAGTGAGGATCCTGACGCAGAGGAGGCACTGAAGGGCTTTGACTTCCTGTCCAGCCCTGACGAAATGGACACCTCGCCGGAGTCCAGAGGCCCCGGGGATGGCACAGACTGGGGTAAGTCACGGATCAGTGAAGAGCAGAGTTGAATCCAGATGAAAAGTGCTGTGCAGACACCACAGATGCAATTATAGTACCTTTGTGCTGCACAGTCATGAAGTcttatttttatacaaatacagtacaatacaatataatatCAGTTTCACAGGCTCTGAAAAGATTGCTAATTATTTCATGCTGTAAACGTATTATTTACCTGTTGCTCTAAAATTGACTTCTGCTCATAGTTTGGTAATAGCTTTGGTTCATGGAGTAGTCGTCATTCATATATCATGCTGTGGTCATAAATCATGATGTTTGGAGTCTGTCTGTTTTACCCATAGTTTGTGATTTCTCACTGTGTTCCCATAGCCAGTCTGTGACCACAGTGTCTCTGTCACTCCTGTGCCGTCAAATTAGCCTGATTCCTTTTGAGTCTCACTGATCCTTAGAGTAAAACCAGGAAAAAATAGCTTGTTAATGtcatgctgttttctttgtatttgaacatgggtttggttattttgagtcATTTGTTTACAAGCCAAACATTTCACGACTAGAGTTTAATATTAGGTTTGTCATGACTCAGAATCCAAATGTGCAATGTGTGAAAGAATTCCCCACGACATTAACTTCCCACCCACCACCCTCTCTTCTTCCGCTAGAGGAGAAATCCTAAAAAGATTGCAAGAGATGGCTGTGAATGCTGCTCCCAATTATAATGACTCTAATTACTGAGGTGGTAGTGGCATGCTCAAAGAAAAGATGCTTATCTCAGGTCCTAAAGGCCTAATACTCCTCTCCTGGAGGCTTGAGAAACCTCCATGAGACAATCAGTCTGAAAAAGGTTTCTGCACCTTTACTCCACCCTGCCAGGCCACTCGGGCCTCGACCAGAGCAGTTTCTCAACAGCCTCTcggtctggttttgttcccccTGTGTAGAGAAGGACGAGCAAGGTCCCATTTCTGAGGCCTGGGATGTGGACCCGGGCCTGATAACCAAACTCAAGGAGCAGTACAGAAAGGAGCGCAAGGGGAAAAAGGGGGTGAAGAGTAAGTCCTGTAAGGCATTGCTGCCTCCCTCCCTTCTACTCCTCTCTCTATACAGCCTGACTTTCAGCCAAAAAGCCTcaaatcaaaagcaaaacatcactgttttttttttcatctctttttctaGTTGCTCCTTGTTCCacccctttcttcttcttcttttttattttcttacctGAACAAAGTGCACTGCTTGATGcatgtttttgtctcatttaaatgtttgaatttcTATTCTCATCACCACCTCATCCACCCTGTCAGATATCAAGAGATTAATGTGAAGGTCGTATTGACATGTCCATCTTTGTCCCATCTGGGACTACTGAAAGAGTACTATTACTACAGTAATAAGTAATTTGCTGCTATTGTACATTGATGCCAATTAAGGGCTTTTGTAGTGACTGTGAAGTGATTCAGCTGAATACTGCTGCTCTCTTAATGACAGCACACTTCAGACTCATTCAGGGGCTGTCAGCGCTTAGATTTTACATTTACGAGGCCCAACCTCTGCATCTCtgctgtcttttgttttttttttattttttcttttactatAATTAAATCACGAGTTCAACAACTCGTTCATCTCACCTTCGTTTTTTTACACTTCGCTTTCTCTTGTGGTTTTAGAGAgatctatttttgtttttgctgtgttggTGCTTTATCACTTTTGTGACTGTGTGGAAGAAATTATCATGTGATCTGTCTGCGGTGTTTCTCCAGGCAGCTGTGGGTTTCATATGCTGAATTTCTTTACACCAGggttaagtgttttttttttttgtttttgttctttttttttttttttaatctcgaATTACCTTCTCCACACAGTTCACATGTAGTGATAAACATGCCTCTTcatcttttctccctcttcaaCTCAATAATAAGGACTCTGCTGCTGACTTTTCACGTTCTCTTCTTTTGCAAACTAtaatttatctttttctttccaatacAGTGCTGCTTCCCTTCCATATCCATTCAGTAGTCTCTGTTTCTGCTTGTACTCACagtttttattctattttcccTCCGCTCTCCATCACCGTACTGTATGGTAACACTGCTCTGCCCAATTGATTTGTCACATAGGGCCAAACCGGTCGAAGCTGCAAGACATGTTGGCTAACCTGAGGGATGTGGAGGACTTGTCCCATATGCAGGCTCCATCCACACCACAGTCGCGCCCTAGTGTGGTCCGATTCAATGAGCATGATGGGAACCGAACAGATGAAGGTGCTTGAGCAAAGATACCAGCAGATTTTAGCAGCTGAGGTGTTAACTGGTTTAAATTCCCTTCACCTGCTTGTGAAGACAAGTggtggttatttatttattccttcTTTTTCCAGTGGAGGCGCTGACCTTCCCACCCACCTCAGGGAAGTCTTTCATTATGGGCACAGATGAGGCCATGGAAAGTGAACTGGGCCTGGGGGAGCTGGCTGGACTCACCGTGGCCAATGAAGCCGACAGCCTGGCATATGATGTGAGAAGGAACAAGCAGGATGGATTTTAAAGCCATGGGACCATTTCTCTGGGGAATGCCATTTCTGTTCATGTTCCAAAGAAGACTTGTAATCTAAAGCCTTATCTCTCTGCAGATTGGCAACAACAAGGATGCCATGAGAAAGACTTGGAACCCCAAGTTCACTCTCCGAAGTCATTTTGATGGGATTCGCGCTCTGGCCTTCCACCCCGTGGAACCAGTGCTAATCACTGCTTCAGAGGACCACACACTCAAGATGTGGAACCTGCAGAAGACTGCTCCTGCCAAGAAGTAAGACAAGAAAACAGTTTGGCTTTAAACGTGTGCTAGCTGTGGACCACTGGCACAGCAGAagagtgtatatatatatattgtgatTCATCTCAGTCCTTATACCATGTTTGGTCAATAATATTGGAAATCATTGACACATGCTTAGTTGACATTGCTGTTAAAGTAATGAACTCATTGTTTGTCCACAGAAGTACGTCTTTAGATGTGGAGCCGATCTATACTTTCAGAGCCCACAGGTAAATACACTGCACAGCATTCCTGTCTAAGCTGCTTTTATTGACATGGATTCTAATACTTTGTCCCACAACCCCCAGGGGGGCTGTACTGAGCGTGGTGATGAGCAGTACAGGGGAGCAGTGTTTTAGTGGAGGGGTTGACGGCACCATACAGTGCTGGAGCACCCCCAATCCCAACATCGACCCCTATGACTCCTACGGTAACAATTTAATCTCATCAGTTTTATCTTGGTTTGCGGACTTTAAGATCAGATCATGGAGTCTGACTGGAGCcgtcttgtgttttctgtgacagaCCCATCAGTGCTGCGCGGAGCACTGACTGGACACACTGACTCAGTTTGGGGTTTAGTGTACAGCAGCGCACACCAGCGCCTCCTCTCCTGCTCCGCAGACGGGACAGTGAGACTGTGGGATGCCAACACCACTTCTCCTGCCCTCGCAGTATTCAACGAAAACAAAAGTACTGACTTTTGTCTTGTATCAGGATGGTTTTTTTCCCTAAAATAATCTTTGAATagttaacataaaaatatctgtCTGTGTACTAGAGCTAGGAGTTCCTTCCTCTGTGGACCTGGTGTGCAGTGACCCAGCCCACCTCGTCACATCCTTCACAAATGGGCAGATAGGCCTCTTCAATATGGAGACGTGCCAGCTGGTGCTCAGTCTGGACTCTGGTTTGGAGCCAGGTAGGTTAAGAGGTGTGGGTCACTAAGAGGAGCTAGACGGGGCTGAACCCGAAGCACTGCGTGACAGGGGTGGATTCAAACACTTGGAAGTTTGTCACCAACAATAGAAACTGTAGCATCATTAAGACCAAAGAACAGCACAATTCCTGTTTTATGAGGAGAGTATCAGTAACACAATATATTGAATTCAATAACAATATTTGAAGGATGGACCGATAAAAGGGCTAGCAGAAATATGGCTGTTTGCTAACATGTGGTGGCAGctactgcaaaataaaaacattggcAATTAACACACATTCTCCACAACCCCCAgtatatttctttttccttcttatTCTCTGACCTACAAATTTCAAGCTTAGTACTTGGTACAGTAAAGACCTGAAGCGGCGTGTCCGCCTCGTCTCTCGGGTTGACTAAATGCCGACACTCACTCTAaattttgtttcagctctaTACTTTACCCGCAGCGTtaaatctgcagtatagctctttcttttgggtggcatttcCTAGCAGTTagagtttagcgtgaacataaacGTTTTAATATTTTCGGTGGTACAGTATCTTCACTTGAATCAAGAGagccatctaacactagtgactactcgacaaaatgactgtaaatacacacatataagtcgcactgcaagccagaggagtaagaaaaaaaaaagtgtgacttatagtctgcAAAATATGGTAATTTTtatgctgcacacacagaacCACCAGTTATACCTGCTCTATATGTTTGCTAGTAATGATTGTTTCCAGCTGACTGTCTACCATGACTGTCCCCCTGTGTGAAGTCCTAACGTGTCCGTCTGTTTTTCATCAGGAACTCCCTGTCAGATCAATAAGGTCCTCAGCCACCCAACTCTTCCCATCACCATCACAGCACAGGAGGACAGACACATCAAGTTCTTTGACAACAACAGCGGGAAGCTGATTCACTCCATGGTGGCTCACCTGGATGCTGTCACCAGTTTAGCTGTAGATCCTAACGGACTGTATCTCATGTCAGGAAGTAAGTGCCTCGTAACCAGTGCctcctgttttgtgtttcatacTTCAGTTCATTGATTTATGCATCAGGAGTCAGTGCAGTTGGTAGCTTGATACATAGTATTAGTCATTTTCCAAGTGTTGATGTGgccactgtttttgttttttataaaaacatttaattttgccAGAGAATACACAATAGGAACAGTACTTGTTTTTGCAGCCAGTGTGTCACAATTTAATTCAGTCGCAGAGCCTGAGGAAAAGGATTTGTAAAGGGCTGAATCACTGAATTTAAACATTTAGGTTCATTACAGTACTTTCATGCACTGGTGCAGTCGATCTGTTATGAGTAGGTACTACACACTACATACTCATCTTTAGGCTCTTGTTTACAACTTAATCTTCTATATTCATTTTTAGATCTACAGGCGCATTGTTATCCTAAATGCTTGTTGTTGGTGCAACTGATTTCATTCTCACAGTTACTTAATGCAGGTTGGAGAGTGCTGGATATTAAATTTTTGAAACTCTTTGCCCCCGTACCActtgtaactttttttttttatcctccaCAGGTCATGACTGCTCTATCCGCCTGTGGAACCTGGAGAGTAAAACCTGCATCCAGGAGTTCACTGCTCACAGAAAGAAGTTTGAGGAATCTATCCATGATGTAGCGTTTCATCCATCTAAGTGCTACATTGCCAGCGCCGGGGCAGATGCTCTTGCAAAGGTTTTCGTATGATGCGAAGCTGTGTCTCTCTCTGCGGCCCCGCTTTCTGACTCAGCCTCCCATCACCAGGGACCAATAGAGACACAGCAGAGGAAGGACCTTCAGGCATGGGTCCAGTCCCACCTCACACAGCCCACTGGTTTCCTTTTGGGCTGGCAGACTATGTAGCCGCTAGCCTCAAACAGGCCGTGACTCTTCATCAAAAGGGTCGGCAGGGAGGCCAGTCAGGAGGAGAACTGCTCTCTAGTCCCCCATCTACCATCCAGGCAGGCCTGGGTGTGACCGTACACAGTGCCCCGGCAGACAGACTAAAACTTAACCTCCTTTGCTAGGGGACTCAGGACAAGTGTTGAGCGGAGAAATTAGGTTTCAAGCCAGTCTTCTGCTCCTGTGACCTCACACTCACCCCAGATCCTCAGGCCCTTGGCCCTCTCCCTCAGACTTTTAAACCAGGTCCAGGCCCCTAACTCcaggttttgtgttgtgttgttccAAAAACTTGGAGTACTGAAGGCTCACTGGAGCTGTTGCGGAAACCTCTCACTTCTCCTTCTCTGCTTCCCAGACTGACTCTGCTCGCTGGCctgcctttattttcttttttaaaacacgTATTGACAAATGTGCCTTTGCTTTAAAAAGGtcttgaaaatgttattttaacaagCTTGTTTTGGGGaacagggagggagggggacaGCAGAGAAATGGAGTGATTTGTCACAAAGTTGTCGATTTTAACATTGGATGTAAAATTACAAATGcttataataaacaaaatatatattcagtCTTAAGATTTACTGTGCAGCGTGAGTTTGAGTGCTCCTTTTTGATAAGTGTGGTCGGGGAATCAATTTTGTGCATTTCAAGGCAAAGCTGGTAGATACAGACCATTAAATATAATGCCTGTTTGTTAGAATTAAGTAATTGTACACTTCAGAAGTAAGATTACAACCATACGTGTCCAAAGTAAACCATCCTGGTTATATAATTACAATTCAGACTTGGTTCTAGATGTCCATCGTAGATTAACTAATTGATTTTGGCCAGTTTGCTCTTGTTTGAATTGAATGGCTTGTACTGTCTGTAGTTTTCCCCAATTGTGTGGACATGCTTGACTAAAATGTGATGTATCATGTCCAGATATTTACAATAGTCCAGTGTTAAGCAGGATATTAGTGCAGTACTGTAGGACTATTTGAAACCATGCGAATTCCAGTTTCAATACAAACTGAGGAGGAAACGATCCTGGgtgaaaacaaatcaatcaaGTTGTTGTACGTGTAGAGTACAGCTTCAAATGAGCCATTTTCGCAGTCACTGGTTTGTATATGGAAGTATGTTCTAAATAAAACCTGCTGTAAAGTGTCACCTGGGCTCTGATGTTGGTCATTTGACAGATGCAGAAGCTGTTTTCACCTTACTGAAACCAGATGTGGTTATCACCTCAGATCAGGGGATTCCATGGGTTTACACTTTGgcctgtttgttttaatttatttgtttacatttttggcaAAGTGGAACCATTGACTGTATGATAAATCACAATGTGTTGTTTGGTATTTTTCATCAACAACGGTCACTGGATtactaaaaactgaaaacagtgattCTAAGTCTAAGTGCTGGAGTAAGGCAAATCATTATCTCTGATTTTTAGGCAGATTTGTGGACGTTCATTCACATTATGAATCAATATGGAGATAATATAACTGGAAAGTTTTAAGTCGCactgaattaaaaatatatattttgtatgttAAGATTCATCTCAGTTGTGAATCAGGAGTGTGATTATGAAGCAACTTGCATATcaaaaaattcagaaaaacattgttttcattttctttattttattaaaaattgcAAAATATATTGATCAATAATCTGAACATTATTAGCAAAAGGTTTTTAATATGCATATGTACAAAGAGGACATAATGAAGAAACTCATAAATACTCTTTAAACAAAACTGAGAAATGCCTGCAATGTCACAAGCAGCTGCGCTGTTAGAAACCGAGTGATGAGGAATTGCTTTTACTCTTGAGAAGCAAATGTATCACCTGCCATCGATCTCTACAGTGATACACTAgctcttctttcctctttctcatACAAGTCCACTCTTCCGTGTTGCATGATGTTGATTTGTCTTTCACGTCCACTAGTTGGTTGGACATTTCAACCACGACTCAaaccaacagcaacaacaacgtCCGCACTATTATCTTGTAGAGACAATGTCCCTGCTAACAAATCTCTCCTGTTCGGAAGATCGAAAAGCACCAGTTCTAAGAAAGGATATCGTCTTTACAGAGAACGGtataaaaagtacatttttattaagtttctGAACTATGTTAAGCCATAAGAGCAAGTGCTAGGCATGCTTTATATCACCATTTCTCTGCAAGCACCATTCCCATTATAGTTTTTACTCATTTAGGTACCACTTCCTAATAAGGCACCCTTTACAAAAGCTTTAAGTTGTACATAAGTGCtgtattaatgttaattaatgaTTTACTAATGCTTTACTGAAGAACATTTGAGTTGTTACATATCCCTTTGGCTGCTCCAGCTTTTACCAGCTTGTAGTTAGGAATTCAATTCCTCAAATGAGCCATTAGTAAACACTGAAAAGTTGCTAATACTTCCAGAAGGTCAGAGGTTTGATAATAATGTCAAAATCTAAAAGGCTAATGTTGTTCTTGTTTCTCACTGAGTATTGAGGAAAGTATTAGTAAATGATAACAAGcttttttactgctttttaaCTCACTCTAAT is a genomic window of Mastacembelus armatus chromosome 15, fMasArm1.2, whole genome shotgun sequence containing:
- the LOC113131434 gene encoding striatin; protein product: MDEQAGPGVFFNNNNNSVLPGGGKGPLPDGDAGEAARAQYSIPGILHFLQHEWARFEVERAQWEVERAELQAQIAFLQGERKGQENLKKDLVRRIKMLEYALKQERAKYHKLKYGTELNQGDMKPPSYDSDEANENEMSGSLNNQLSWKQGRQLLRQYLQEVGYTDTILDVKSQRVRALLGLAGDGGGRTGERTSTEPLVNGTDTTTKGMGTRGKAELSDTSAVLEAFKFIENAAAEFSDEDEEEDSEGKDRTIVESRTIMRKKPSSSSPASMDTSEDPDAEEALKGFDFLSSPDEMDTSPESRGPGDGTDWEKDEQGPISEAWDVDPGLITKLKEQYRKERKGKKGVKRPNRSKLQDMLANLRDVEDLSHMQAPSTPQSRPSVVRFNEHDGNRTDEVEALTFPPTSGKSFIMGTDEAMESELGLGELAGLTVANEADSLAYDIGNNKDAMRKTWNPKFTLRSHFDGIRALAFHPVEPVLITASEDHTLKMWNLQKTAPAKKSTSLDVEPIYTFRAHRGAVLSVVMSSTGEQCFSGGVDGTIQCWSTPNPNIDPYDSYDPSVLRGALTGHTDSVWGLVYSSAHQRLLSCSADGTVRLWDANTTSPALAVFNENKKLGVPSSVDLVCSDPAHLVTSFTNGQIGLFNMETCQLVLSLDSGLEPGTPCQINKVLSHPTLPITITAQEDRHIKFFDNNSGKLIHSMVAHLDAVTSLAVDPNGLYLMSGSHDCSIRLWNLESKTCIQEFTAHRKKFEESIHDVAFHPSKCYIASAGADALAKVFV